DNA sequence from the Cohnella herbarum genome:
GATGCTTCGAACGAAGGGCGTCACGTGATGCTCGAAACGACCGTCGACCGCCCGGAGCCGCTGAGTTTAGGGCTGAAATATAACCGGCTCGACGTTAGCGATATATAAAAGTCCATAACCCGATAAAAGGAGTGTCACCCCAATGAACCGTTTCCCAATCGCCATTCAGCCCTATACCGTTCGAGAAGCCATGAGCCAAGATTACGTAGGCACCTTGGAGAAGCTTGCCGCAATCGGATATGAAGGAATCGAGCTTGGTCTTCCTCCGGAAGGAATGACGATCGACGAACAGATCGCGCTTCTGAATCGTCTCGGCCTGCAAGTCATCGGCACGCACGCCTCGTTCGACAACTTGGACGTCGACTTCGGGCGGTTAACCGATTACCTTCATCGAACGGGCGGCAAGTATATCGCCTTGTCGATGCGATTCGATTCCAAGGACGACGTGCTGCGCAAGTGCGAGCAATTCAATACGATCGGCGAGTTATGCCGGAACGGCAATGCCACTCTTCTCTACCATAATCATGATTGGGAGTTCGCGAAATACGATAACGAATACGTGCTGGATATCATCCTGCGCGAAACCGACCCCGAGCTCGTCAAGCTGGAGCTCGATACGTATTGGGTTCGCAAAGGCGGAGAGGATCCGGCAGCCTATTTAAGCAAGCTGTCTAACCGTTGCCCGCTTCTGCATATCAAAGACGTCGAAGCCGGAGAGGATCAGTTTTTCGCGGAGATCGGAGAAGGGATATTAGACTTCCGGGCGATTGCGGACACCGCCGCACAAGTAGGCACGGAATGGCTCGTCGTCGAGCAGGATCAATGCCGCCGGGATCCGTTCGAGAGCTTGGCGATCAGCTACCGCAATCTGGCTAACATGGATTTGATCGCAAGCAAACGCGCGAATCCATCCTAAGAGGAAATCTTTATGCCTGATCACGCATTGGAGACGGAGATTTCCCTTCGCTCGTCGCTTAGCCTTCCCTCGATCCGCGTGCTCGGCGACTTCGTAAGTAAACAAGGAACGGGGATTAACGAACGGGATATCCCGGATTACGAGGTACTCTGTTTCCCCGAAGGTTCGGATTCCATCTACCGGATCAACGGGCAGGAATACACGCTTAGTCACCCTTGCTTTATTCTTACGCGGCCCGGAGAGCTTCATAGTTATATTTACGATAAGAATAAGCCGACCAGACATCTGTTCATCCACTTCTGGTTAAGGGACTTCCCGGCGGATTCATTGCCCTTGTTAATGCAGAACGGTCCCTCCGTTATTCCTTACGAGGGAGAATTTCTGATCTTGCTTATGAAGCAGATCATGGCGATCGCGCACGCGAAGCCGGAACGGCTGCAAGAACGGGGGAGCCTGCTTCTGCTGACACTGCTTGCGGAAATTCACTCCCTCGTCGTCGATGAACCGGTCGCCGAAGCGACGAAACGGCTTCCGCCCCAGATCTCGACCGTATTGGACACGATCGACTCTTCGCTGTCATCCGATCATACCGTCGAACGATTAGCCGGCCTGGTCGGTTGGACGCCGGAGCATCTGTCCCGTTCTTTCGTTCGCCATCTCGGGTTATCGACCAAGGAAGCGATCAAGCGGAAGAGGATCGACCGCGCATGTCATCTGCTGTTGTATGGACAGAAGAGTATTAAGGAAATCGCCTTCGAAGTCGGATTCGCGGACGAGAATTATTTTTGCCGCGTCTTCAAGACGGCCAAAGCCATTACCGCAACGGAATACCGCGTTAAGCACTACAACCCGCGATATGGGGATTTGGCTCCCGTCAATGACAGGGAGTCTCCTTATCCTTCCAATCGGGTATTCTTCGGAGAGTTGTAAAAAGAAGTTCAAAAATTCAAATTGCAATCGCGAAGGAAGCAAGAAGCGGATTCGGCATCGAGTCTTGTATTGAGCCAGCATACCGGTTTTGAACACACGATAAGAACGGAGGAGCAGCCATGTTTCCATTTCGGGCATCTCTGAATGCCTCGACTTTATTCCCTTACCGGCTAGGAATCTGGGAGCAGATTCAAGTCGCGGCGCAAGCAGGTTACGCTGGAATCGAAATCTGGATGAAGGATTTGCAAGCCTATGCGGAAAATGGCGGTTCCGTCGCCGGACTTCGAAGCAGGGCGGCATATCTCGGAATCGAGATCGTAAACGCGATCTCGTTCCTTCCATGGGCGGATGCGGATGAAGCCGTCCGTACGAAAGGCAGGCTGCAAACCGACGAAGAGTTGACGTTGCTCGCCGAGCTTGGCTGTCCCGCATTCGCAGCTCCGCCTTTCGGGAACGTGGAGAGCGTTACGCTTGAGGAGATGGCGGTTCGGTTCGCACAGTTGAACGAACAAGCGCGCAGCTATGGCATCTCTCCGATCCTAGAATTCTGGGGCAGAGCCAAGAAATTATCTACTCTAAGCGAAGCCGTCTCCGTTGCGAAGCAAAGTGGCGTAGGTGACGTTAAGCTGTTGCTCGATCCATTTCATATGTATACGGGGGGCAGCTCGCTCGACGATCTGTCGGCAATAAACGGGAGTAGTATCGGAATCGTTCACGCGAACGATTATCCGCTCCAGCCGCCACGGGAAACGATCACGGATGAAGATCGCCTCTTTCCCGGGGACGGAATCGCCCCATCGGCCGAGTTTGCCAGGCTCCTAACCGCGAGCGGCTACCAAGGTTTTTTGTCGCTTGAGCTATTCGCTTCGGATTATGGCGGCAAATCCGCCTTGGAAACGGCTGCTTACGGGTTAGCCAAAATCAAAAGCGCTTATGACGTCTGACTCGAGCAAAGTGGGATACGGTGCATGAGGCTACTTTGGGCCAATTAGGCTATGGCAGAGGAGAAAAAGCGGAAAATCCGGTTACTTCGAGCCAATAGGGGGACGCTGGAAGATTGATAGGCGGAAAATCCGTCTATCTCGAGCCAACTAGAGTACTTTGGAGGAAAGATAGGCGGAAAAACCAGCTATTTCGGGATAACTTACGGGTACTGGAGGATTGATAGGCGGAAAATCCGTCTGTCTCGAGCAAGCTAGCGGGCTCTGGAGGTGAATTAGACGGATTTTCCGCTTAACTCAAGCCAACTAGCGGGCGCTGGAGGAGAACAGACGGAAATTCCGCCAAACTCGAGCCTGCTAATGCTCTTCGGTTTAACCCTAGATTTTGGTTACTATCGTCCGATATATCACTTTTTGTGCGTTATCTCACCACTCAGTCACTTCTGTAAATACTCAGCGGCACACAGCACACTTTTTCTAGATATCCGACCAATTAGACCGCTCTTAACGGCTTACAGCACACTTTCCCTAGATATCCGACCAATTAGACAGCTCACAACGGCTTACAGCACACTTTTTCTCGATATCCGACCAATTAGACCGCTCTCATCGACTTACAGCACACTTTTTCTAGATATCCGACCAATTAGACCGCTCTCAGCGGCTTACAGCACACTTTTTCTAGATATCCGACCAATTAGACCGCTCTCAACGGCTTACAGCACACTTTTTCTAGATATCCGACCAATTAGACTGTTCTCAGCGGCTTACGGCACACTTTTCCTCGATATCCGACCAATTTGACCGTCCTCAGCGGCTTACGGCTTCCCGAGTGGAGATTTAGAGCGGACCAGCAGGTTTAAAACTCTGAAGTCGGCTCCATGCTTGGAGTTAAAGCGGCTAGGCCGCTTTATTTCTGCTTACGGAGCCACTTTTTCCGATTTAAGGCGGCTAAACCGCTCTTTTTCTCCCTGCGGAGTCACTTTTTCCGATTTAAGGCGGCTAGGCCGCTCTATTTCTGCTTACGGAGCCACTTTTTCCGATTTCGGTTAGACCCCCTAAATCCGGAGTATTACTGATGAAATACGTTGCTGTCGTAAAAATACTTGGTTTACTAGCGTTTTCCTCAGGATTTCGATTCTTAAACGGCTCGAGTGTACTTTTCTAAAGAATCAGTCGTTTGCTCCACCCACTTCATGAAAGCCGTTGGGGACCGTTTTCCCAGGCTTCTGTGCATGCGGCGGTTGTTGTAAAAATCAATGTAATTCCGTACAGCTTCGTGTGCCTCCTGAAAAGATTCAAAGCTCTCTTTTCCAAGCAGATCTCGCTCAAGGGTGGCATGAAAGGACTCGATGTATGCATTCATATTAGGTGTCTTTGGAGGAATGCGCTCATGCATAATTCCCTCTGCTTCGCATAACTCTCCAAACGCCTTGCTGATAAATTGGGGGCCGTTATCGGTGCGAATGATCGGCTTGCTCTCTTCGGGCTTTAGACGTGACTGTAACGCCTTTTTCACAGCTTCGCATACGTGTTTGGCTTCGCAATTCGTACCGATATGGATGCCGACGATACTGCGATCGTAAACGTCGATCATATCTGCGATGTAGAAAAACTGATCATACCCCGCAACGTATCCATACTTAATATCGAGCTGCCAGACTTGGTTGGAACCTGTTATCGTGTGATTGCGTGCTAGGCGCCTTGGATAGTGAACCTTCTTACGTCGTTGCGGATGAAGAATACCGAGCTTCTTACAGAGGCGGTACACTTTTTTCTTATTGATGATGAGTTGGCGCTGTACGTGTAAGCATTCTGTTAACAACAGATAGCCGTAGCTATGCTCTTCGCCAGACACCAGCTCCATTAACCACTCTTCAATCTGTGCATTACTTATTACGTTTCCGCAAACCGTTAGAGAATGCTTAGTTACAGGGCGTCCTCGGAGTGGCATTTTTGTTTCTGTAGTTGTATCCTCACGTGATGCTTTCTTTCGTTCGTAGTACGTCGAAGACGCGGCCCCCACAATGCTTAAGATGTTAGCTACTGTATGTCCCTGCTCAATGAACGTCTGGGCAACGTCGAGTTTGTCATTGAGGCAGGGTTCGTCTTTTTTACGAGTTCGCGCAGCACCTCGATCTCTAACTCTTTTTGCCCTAACGCCTTTAATGCACGCTCGTACTTTTCTTCCAGATCTGCAAGTCGCTTGGACTCCATAACTCGTTCGTCGATCGTTGGCAATGAATCTGCCCCAAACGTCTCTTGATATTCCACTACCCATGCTCTAATTGTTTTCGGAGTCACGTCATACTTTCTGGCCAGCACGCCTGCTTTCATTCCCGCAAGAGCCTCTTGTGCTGCTTTGTAACGTACTTCCTTAAAGGCATTATTTCGCTGTCTCATTTCCGCTCGCCCCCCTAATGAAATACTACCTTATTTCCCTAGCCATTCTCCAATTCATTTAGGGGGCTTAATAGATTTAAAGCGGCTAGGCCGCTTTATTTATGCTTATGGAGCTACTTTTTCCGATTTAAGGCGGCTAAACCGCTCTATTTCTGCTTACGGAGCCACTTTTTCCGATTTAAGGCGGCTAGGCCGCTCTATTTCTGGAGTAGCGACAGCCTCAACCTACTCCCCAATGACTCTGAAATCAATATTGTTCGGAGGCGGGAACATCGACTTCGCCTCCTCGAGAATCGCATCGGACATCGGCACGTTTCTGGCCCGGGCCAGGTTCTTCGCGTTGTACTTGTACCATAGGTCGATGATCAACACTTCTCCTTCGCGAATGACCGCGAACTCATGCGCGAACAACCCATTGACGAACGCCGTCTGATCCAGCTCAAGGGCCGCAACC
Encoded proteins:
- a CDS encoding sugar phosphate isomerase/epimerase family protein, coding for MNRFPIAIQPYTVREAMSQDYVGTLEKLAAIGYEGIELGLPPEGMTIDEQIALLNRLGLQVIGTHASFDNLDVDFGRLTDYLHRTGGKYIALSMRFDSKDDVLRKCEQFNTIGELCRNGNATLLYHNHDWEFAKYDNEYVLDIILRETDPELVKLELDTYWVRKGGEDPAAYLSKLSNRCPLLHIKDVEAGEDQFFAEIGEGILDFRAIADTAAQVGTEWLVVEQDQCRRDPFESLAISYRNLANMDLIASKRANPS
- a CDS encoding helix-turn-helix domain-containing protein; its protein translation is MPDHALETEISLRSSLSLPSIRVLGDFVSKQGTGINERDIPDYEVLCFPEGSDSIYRINGQEYTLSHPCFILTRPGELHSYIYDKNKPTRHLFIHFWLRDFPADSLPLLMQNGPSVIPYEGEFLILLMKQIMAIAHAKPERLQERGSLLLLTLLAEIHSLVVDEPVAEATKRLPPQISTVLDTIDSSLSSDHTVERLAGLVGWTPEHLSRSFVRHLGLSTKEAIKRKRIDRACHLLLYGQKSIKEIAFEVGFADENYFCRVFKTAKAITATEYRVKHYNPRYGDLAPVNDRESPYPSNRVFFGEL
- a CDS encoding sugar phosphate isomerase/epimerase family protein, whose amino-acid sequence is MFPFRASLNASTLFPYRLGIWEQIQVAAQAGYAGIEIWMKDLQAYAENGGSVAGLRSRAAYLGIEIVNAISFLPWADADEAVRTKGRLQTDEELTLLAELGCPAFAAPPFGNVESVTLEEMAVRFAQLNEQARSYGISPILEFWGRAKKLSTLSEAVSVAKQSGVGDVKLLLDPFHMYTGGSSLDDLSAINGSSIGIVHANDYPLQPPRETITDEDRLFPGDGIAPSAEFARLLTASGYQGFLSLELFASDYGGKSALETAAYGLAKIKSAYDV
- a CDS encoding IS3 family transposase codes for the protein MGAASSTYYERKKASREDTTTETKMPLRGRPVTKHSLTVCGNVISNAQIEEWLMELVSGEEHSYGYLLLTECLHVQRQLIINKKKVYRLCKKLGILHPQRRKKVHYPRRLARNHTITGSNQVWQLDIKYGYVAGYDQFFYIADMIDVYDRSIVGIHIGTNCEAKHVCEAVKKALQSRLKPEESKPIIRTDNGPQFISKAFGELCEAEGIMHERIPPKTPNMNAYIESFHATLERDLLGKESFESFQEAHEAVRNYIDFYNNRRMHRSLGKRSPTAFMKWVEQTTDSLEKYTRAV
- a CDS encoding helix-turn-helix domain-containing protein; its protein translation is MRQRNNAFKEVRYKAAQEALAGMKAGVLARKYDVTPKTIRAWVVEYQETFGADSLPTIDERVMESKRLADLEEKYERALKALGQKELEIEVLRELVKKTNPASMTNSTLPRRSLSRDIQ